A window of the Dermatophagoides farinae isolate YC_2012a chromosome 2, ASM2471394v1, whole genome shotgun sequence genome harbors these coding sequences:
- the GluProRS gene encoding glutamyl-prolyl-tRNA synthetase isoform X2 — protein sequence MGKDKKKSKQSPQQVKVDSKTTNVEPVKKTSDENVVLKAQVDSITVNPAPQKPTKESNSKNSGCKDEGKYFKLEGAIDGEVVVRFPPEASGYLHIGHAKAALLNAHYQQAYNGKLVFRFDDTNPEKEKESFEKIIEGDVELLGIKPDRQTYTSDYFDLMMTKAEDMIRSGLAYVDDTNAEQMKKEREERIESQNRSNTVEKNLEMWREMVEGTTKGQTYCLRAKIDMKSDNGAMRDPTIYRCKPQEHPRTGTKYRAYPTYDFACPIVDSIEGITHTLRTSEYMDRDVQYYWFCDALKIRKPLIAAYSRLNLMHTVLSKRKLTYFVEEGLVDGWDDPRMPTVRGILRRGLTVEGLKMFIAAQGSSKAVVVMDWDKIWSFNRKVIDADALRYSAVEKENAVPVIIEDTIKPNETISAALHPKNSDLGQRQVPIGQRLWIDQQDAQLVQPNTAVTFIQWGNLKITSIERSSDGLVTAIKAKLDLDNKDFKKTLKVTWLEETTKIPAMLVYFDNIIKKPVLGKDDDFKEFLNRDSKMVIEAFVDGDLSTLPKGRIIQIQRKGFFICDRSYDMSTINCSGKPGPIHLISIPDGSTDLNIFPKRVQDWKKKNIWVEPPPVQTLKNNNNASSLVELDSFIRKQGDVVRQLKQTKASKEQIKIEVDKLLLFKSQFKQQSGSDWNADWKPKSADNNPMASSGDDSSSVGDLDNKIRQQGDLVRKLKSEKADKKQIDEQVQLLLKLKAEFKQVTDSDWKLDSLQTKNCSSPSTATTSIDLDRQIREQGDKIRKMKAEKVEKSQLEKEIQILLKLKNDFKQQTGQDLKPDSTPSANQPSKSSPNKENKNPQKQQDAGSKTVKKQTRLGIETKKSDNYSEWYTEVITKAEMIEYYDVSGCYILRPWAYSIWESIQHYFDQRIKRLGVQNCYFPMFISKNALETEKTHIADFAPEVAWVTKSGSSDLAEPIAIRPTSETVMYPSYAKWIQSYRDLPIRLNQWCNVVRWEFKQPTPFLRTREFLWQEGHSAFATEQQALEEVYAILDFYADIYQELLAIPVIKGRKTEKEKFAGGQMTTTCEAYVHVNGRGIQGATSHYLGQNFSKMFNIEFEDPDKPGQKCYAHQNSWGISTRTIGALIMIHGDDKGLVLPPRVACKQVVIVPCGITASTTTEEKEKLLYTCRTVGDKLINGKDIRVELDDKEHHSPGWKFNHWELKGVPVRIELGPKDLQQEKFITVRRDTGVKYAYNISEADVVIPELLERIQKDMFERAQKLLLDNMCVTDSWSTFLERLECKSIIQSPFCGRQECEDQIKKDSAKEDVAEQGGGPLMGAKSLCIPLHQPHTLASDQLCIHPQCKQMAKFYTLFGRSY from the exons ATGGGCAAAGATAAAAAGAAATCGAAACAATCACCTCAACAAGTTAAGGTTGATTctaaaacaacaaacgtCGAACCAGTCAAGAAAACAtctgatgaaaatgttgtgTTAAAAGCTCAAGTTGATTCTATCACAGTGAATCCAGCTCCCCAAAAACCGACcaaagaatcaaattcaaaaaacagTGGTTGCAAAGATGAGGgtaaatatttcaaattggAAGGTGCCATCGATGGAGAAGTAGTTGTACGATTCCCTCCAGAAGCCAGTGGATATCTTCATATTGGTCATGCAAAAGCAGCATTATTGAATGCTCACTATCAACAAGCATATAATGGCAAATtagtttttcgttttgatgatacaaatcccgaaaaagagaaagaatcGTTTGAAAAG ATAATCGAAGGAGATGTAGAATTACTGGGCATCAAACCGGATCGACAAACATATACTTCTGATTATTTCGATTTAATGATGACTAAAGCTGAGGACATGATACGTTCTGGATTAGCCTATGTTGATGATACTAATGCGGAacagatgaaaaaagaacGTGAAGAACGAATTGAATCACAAAATCGATCGAATACAGTAGAGAAAAATTTAGAAATGTGGCGTGAAATGGTGGAAGGAACAACCAAGGGTCAAACATATTGTCTACGAGCCAAAATTGATATGAAATCAGACAATGGTGCCATGCGAGATCCAACAATTTATCGATGTAAACCACAAGAACATCCACGTACAGGCACCAAATATCGTGCTTATCCCACCTATGATTTTGCTTGCCCGATTGTTGATAGTATTGAAGGCATCACTCATACTTTGCGTACTAGCGAATATATGGATCGTGATGTTCAATATTATTGGTTCTGTGATGCCCTCAAAATTCGAAAACCTTTAATTGCTGCTTATTCTCGTCTCAATCTTATGCATACCGTTTTGTCCAAGCGTAAACTAACATATTTTGTTGAAGAA GGTCTAGTAGATGGTTGGGATGATCCACGTATGCCAACAGTTCGTGGAATTTTACGTCGTGGTTTGACCGTTGAGGgattgaaaatgttcattGCAGCACAAGGTTCTTCGAAAGCCGTTGTCGTCATGGATTGGGATAAAATATGGTCATTCAATCGTAAAGTAATCGATGCCGATGCTCTACGTTATTCTGCCGTGGAAAAAGAGAATGCCGTTCCTGTCATTATTGAAGATACTATCAAACCAAATGAAACCATATCGGCTGCTTTGCATCCTAAAAATTCAGATTTAGGTCAACGACAAGTACCCATTGGGCAGCGTTTGTGGATTGATCAACAAGATGCTCAACTTGTTCAGCCCAATACAGCTGTCACATTTATACAATGGGGTAATTTAAAGATAACCTCCATTGAACGATCTTCTGATGGGTTGGTTACGGCAATCAAAGCTAAACTAGATTTGGATAACAAAGATTTCAAAAAGACTTTGAAGGTTACATGGTTGGAAGAAACGACAAAAATACCGGCAATGCTTGTCTATTTTGacaatataatcaaaaaaccAGTTCTTGGAaaggatgatgattttaaagaatttttgaatCGTGATTCTAAAATGGTAATCGAAGCTTTTGTCGATGGTGATTTGAGTACATTGCCCAAAGGTCGAATCATACAGATACAACGAAAAGGCTTTTTTATTTGTGACAGATCATATGATATGTCAACGATAAATTGCTCCGGTAAACCTGGaccaattcatttgatttcaatacCCGATGGTAGTACTGATCTGAATATTTTTCCTAAACGTGTTCAAgattggaaaaagaaaaacatttgggTTGAACCTCCTCCTGTTCaaactttgaaaaataataataacgctTCATCACTTGTCGAGCTAGATTCCTTTATTCGAAAACAAGGCGATGTAGTTCGACAgctaaaacaaacaaaagcaTCAAAAgaacaaattaaaattgaagtTGATAAATTGCTTTTATTCAAAAGTCAATTCAAGCAGCAATCTGGAAGTGATTGGAATGCCGATTGGAAACCAAAATCAGCTGATAATAATCCAATGGCCAGCAGTGGTGATGATTCTTCCAGTGTTGGTGAtcttgataataaaatacgCCAACAAGGTGATCTTgtgagaaaattgaaatcagaAAAGGctgataaaaaacaaattgatgaacaaGTACAATTGTTATTGAAACTAAAAGCTGAATTCAAACAAGTTACCGATTCAGATTGGAAGTTAGATTCTCTACAGActaaaaattgttcatcacCTTCAACCGCTACTACTAGTATTGATTTGGATCGTCAGATTCGTGAACAAGGTGATAAAATTCGCAAAATGAAAGCtgaaaaagttgaaaaatcacaattggagaaagaaattcaaatattgctgaaattaaaaaatgattttaaacaACAAACTGGTCAAGATTTGAAACCAGATTCTACACCTTCTGCTAATCAgccatcaaaatcatcaccaaacaAAG agaataaaaatcCTCAAAAACAGCAAGATGCTGGATCAAAAACtgttaaaaaacaaacacgtTTAggtattgaaacaaaaaagagtGATAATTATTCTGAATGGTATACGGAAGTGATAACGAAAGccgaaatgattgaatattatGATGTATCTGGCTGTTATATACTTCGTCCATGGGCATACTCGATTTGGGAATCGATACAacattattttgatcaacGTATAAAACGTTTAGGCGTCCAGAATTGTTATTTTCCAatgttcatttcaaaaaatgcTTTGGAAACCGAAAAAACTCATATCGCTGATTTTGCACCTGAAGTTGCATGGGTAACTAAATCCGGATCATCCGATTTAGCCGAGCCAATTGCTATACGTCCAACATCTGAAACAGTAATGTATCCATCATACGCCAAATGGATACAATCATATCGTGATCTACCAATACGATTGAATCAATGGTGTAATGTTGTCCGATGGGAATTCAAACAGCCTACACCTTTTCTACGAACTAGGGAATTTTTATGGCAAGAAGGCCATTCAGCGTTTGCCACCGAACAACAAGCTTTAGAAGAAGTCTATGcaattttagatttttatGCTGATATTTATCAAGAACTTTTAGCTATACCAGTTATAAAAGGGCGCAAAActgaaaaggaaaaatttgCTGGTGGTCAAATGACTACCACATGTGAAGCTTATGTTCATGTAAATGGCCGTGGTATTCAGGGAGCTACTTCACATTATTTGGGACAAAATTTCTCTAAAATGTTCAACATAGAATTTGAAGATCCAGATAAACCGGGACAAAAATGTTATGCCCATCAAAATTCATGGGGAATTTCTACCCGAACCATCGGTGCTCTAATCATGAtacatggtgatgataaaggATTAGTATTGCCACCACGAGTAGCATGTAAACAAGTTGTAATTGTACCTTGTGGAATAACAGCttcgacaacaacagaagaaaaggaaaaattatTGTACACTTGTCGTACTGTTGGTGATAAATTGATAAACGGAAAAGATATTCGCGTTGAATTAGATGATAAGGAACATCATTCTCCTGGTTGGAAATTCAATCACTGGGAATTGAAAGGCGTACCAGTACGTATTGAATTGGGTCCCAAAGATttacaacaagaaaaattcataacaGTTAGACGAGATACTGGTGTGAAATATGCCTACAATATATCCGAGGCTGATGTCGTTATACCAGAGCTATTGGAACGTATACAAAAAGATATGTTTGAACGGGCGCAAAAATTATTGCTGGATAACATGTGTGTCACTGATTCATGGTCAACATTTTTGGAACGATTAGAATGTAAATCGATAATTCAATCACCATTCTGTGGACGACAAGAATGTGAAGATCAGATTAAAAAAGATTCAGCCAAAGAAGATGTGGCTGAACAAGGTGGTGGTCCATTAATGGGTGCCAAATCATTATGTATCCCGTTACATCAGCCACACACATTGGCTTCTGATCAATTGTGCATTCATCCACAATGCAAGCAAATGGCTAAATTTTACACATTGTTTGGTCGAAGTTATTAA
- the GluProRS gene encoding glutamyl-prolyl-tRNA synthetase isoform X1 — translation MGKDKKKSKQSPQQVKVDSKTTNVEPVKKTSDENVVLKAQVDSITVNPAPQKPTKESNSKNSGCKDEGKYFKLEGAIDGEVVVRFPPEASGYLHIGHAKAALLNAHYQQAYNGKLVFRFDDTNPEKEKESFEKIIEGDVELLGIKPDRQTYTSDYFDLMMTKAEDMIRSGLAYVDDTNAEQMKKEREERIESQNRSNTVEKNLEMWREMVEGTTKGQTYCLRAKIDMKSDNGAMRDPTIYRCKPQEHPRTGTKYRAYPTYDFACPIVDSIEGITHTLRTSEYMDRDVQYYWFCDALKIRKPLIAAYSRLNLMHTVLSKRKLTYFVEEGLVDGWDDPRMPTVRGILRRGLTVEGLKMFIAAQGSSKAVVVMDWDKIWSFNRKVIDADALRYSAVEKENAVPVIIEDTIKPNETISAALHPKNSDLGQRQVPIGQRLWIDQQDAQLVQPNTAVTFIQWGNLKITSIERSSDGLVTAIKAKLDLDNKDFKKTLKVTWLEETTKIPAMLVYFDNIIKKPVLGKDDDFKEFLNRDSKMVIEAFVDGDLSTLPKGRIIQIQRKGFFICDRSYDMSTINCSGKPGPIHLISIPDGSTDLNIFPKRVQDWKKKNIWVEPPPVQTLKNNNNASSLVELDSFIRKQGDVVRQLKQTKASKEQIKIEVDKLLLFKSQFKQQSGSDWNADWKPKSADNNPMASSGDDSSSVGDLDNKIRQQGDLVRKLKSEKADKKQIDEQVQLLLKLKAEFKQVTDSDWKLDSLQTKNCSSPSTATTSIDLDRQIREQGDKIRKMKAEKVEKSQLEKEIQILLKLKNDFKQQTGQDLKPDSTPSANQPSKSSPNKGNSKEKTEKSSITSKSPDKENKNPQKQQDAGSKTVKKQTRLGIETKKSDNYSEWYTEVITKAEMIEYYDVSGCYILRPWAYSIWESIQHYFDQRIKRLGVQNCYFPMFISKNALETEKTHIADFAPEVAWVTKSGSSDLAEPIAIRPTSETVMYPSYAKWIQSYRDLPIRLNQWCNVVRWEFKQPTPFLRTREFLWQEGHSAFATEQQALEEVYAILDFYADIYQELLAIPVIKGRKTEKEKFAGGQMTTTCEAYVHVNGRGIQGATSHYLGQNFSKMFNIEFEDPDKPGQKCYAHQNSWGISTRTIGALIMIHGDDKGLVLPPRVACKQVVIVPCGITASTTTEEKEKLLYTCRTVGDKLINGKDIRVELDDKEHHSPGWKFNHWELKGVPVRIELGPKDLQQEKFITVRRDTGVKYAYNISEADVVIPELLERIQKDMFERAQKLLLDNMCVTDSWSTFLERLECKSIIQSPFCGRQECEDQIKKDSAKEDVAEQGGGPLMGAKSLCIPLHQPHTLASDQLCIHPQCKQMAKFYTLFGRSY, via the exons ATGGGCAAAGATAAAAAGAAATCGAAACAATCACCTCAACAAGTTAAGGTTGATTctaaaacaacaaacgtCGAACCAGTCAAGAAAACAtctgatgaaaatgttgtgTTAAAAGCTCAAGTTGATTCTATCACAGTGAATCCAGCTCCCCAAAAACCGACcaaagaatcaaattcaaaaaacagTGGTTGCAAAGATGAGGgtaaatatttcaaattggAAGGTGCCATCGATGGAGAAGTAGTTGTACGATTCCCTCCAGAAGCCAGTGGATATCTTCATATTGGTCATGCAAAAGCAGCATTATTGAATGCTCACTATCAACAAGCATATAATGGCAAATtagtttttcgttttgatgatacaaatcccgaaaaagagaaagaatcGTTTGAAAAG ATAATCGAAGGAGATGTAGAATTACTGGGCATCAAACCGGATCGACAAACATATACTTCTGATTATTTCGATTTAATGATGACTAAAGCTGAGGACATGATACGTTCTGGATTAGCCTATGTTGATGATACTAATGCGGAacagatgaaaaaagaacGTGAAGAACGAATTGAATCACAAAATCGATCGAATACAGTAGAGAAAAATTTAGAAATGTGGCGTGAAATGGTGGAAGGAACAACCAAGGGTCAAACATATTGTCTACGAGCCAAAATTGATATGAAATCAGACAATGGTGCCATGCGAGATCCAACAATTTATCGATGTAAACCACAAGAACATCCACGTACAGGCACCAAATATCGTGCTTATCCCACCTATGATTTTGCTTGCCCGATTGTTGATAGTATTGAAGGCATCACTCATACTTTGCGTACTAGCGAATATATGGATCGTGATGTTCAATATTATTGGTTCTGTGATGCCCTCAAAATTCGAAAACCTTTAATTGCTGCTTATTCTCGTCTCAATCTTATGCATACCGTTTTGTCCAAGCGTAAACTAACATATTTTGTTGAAGAA GGTCTAGTAGATGGTTGGGATGATCCACGTATGCCAACAGTTCGTGGAATTTTACGTCGTGGTTTGACCGTTGAGGgattgaaaatgttcattGCAGCACAAGGTTCTTCGAAAGCCGTTGTCGTCATGGATTGGGATAAAATATGGTCATTCAATCGTAAAGTAATCGATGCCGATGCTCTACGTTATTCTGCCGTGGAAAAAGAGAATGCCGTTCCTGTCATTATTGAAGATACTATCAAACCAAATGAAACCATATCGGCTGCTTTGCATCCTAAAAATTCAGATTTAGGTCAACGACAAGTACCCATTGGGCAGCGTTTGTGGATTGATCAACAAGATGCTCAACTTGTTCAGCCCAATACAGCTGTCACATTTATACAATGGGGTAATTTAAAGATAACCTCCATTGAACGATCTTCTGATGGGTTGGTTACGGCAATCAAAGCTAAACTAGATTTGGATAACAAAGATTTCAAAAAGACTTTGAAGGTTACATGGTTGGAAGAAACGACAAAAATACCGGCAATGCTTGTCTATTTTGacaatataatcaaaaaaccAGTTCTTGGAaaggatgatgattttaaagaatttttgaatCGTGATTCTAAAATGGTAATCGAAGCTTTTGTCGATGGTGATTTGAGTACATTGCCCAAAGGTCGAATCATACAGATACAACGAAAAGGCTTTTTTATTTGTGACAGATCATATGATATGTCAACGATAAATTGCTCCGGTAAACCTGGaccaattcatttgatttcaatacCCGATGGTAGTACTGATCTGAATATTTTTCCTAAACGTGTTCAAgattggaaaaagaaaaacatttgggTTGAACCTCCTCCTGTTCaaactttgaaaaataataataacgctTCATCACTTGTCGAGCTAGATTCCTTTATTCGAAAACAAGGCGATGTAGTTCGACAgctaaaacaaacaaaagcaTCAAAAgaacaaattaaaattgaagtTGATAAATTGCTTTTATTCAAAAGTCAATTCAAGCAGCAATCTGGAAGTGATTGGAATGCCGATTGGAAACCAAAATCAGCTGATAATAATCCAATGGCCAGCAGTGGTGATGATTCTTCCAGTGTTGGTGAtcttgataataaaatacgCCAACAAGGTGATCTTgtgagaaaattgaaatcagaAAAGGctgataaaaaacaaattgatgaacaaGTACAATTGTTATTGAAACTAAAAGCTGAATTCAAACAAGTTACCGATTCAGATTGGAAGTTAGATTCTCTACAGActaaaaattgttcatcacCTTCAACCGCTACTACTAGTATTGATTTGGATCGTCAGATTCGTGAACAAGGTGATAAAATTCGCAAAATGAAAGCtgaaaaagttgaaaaatcacaattggagaaagaaattcaaatattgctgaaattaaaaaatgattttaaacaACAAACTGGTCAAGATTTGAAACCAGATTCTACACCTTCTGCTAATCAgccatcaaaatcatcaccaaacaAAGGTAATAGTAAAGAGAAAACTGAAAAATCTTCAATAACATCAAAGTCTCCCGATaaagagaataaaaatcCTCAAAAACAGCAAGATGCTGGATCAAAAACtgttaaaaaacaaacacgtTTAggtattgaaacaaaaaagagtGATAATTATTCTGAATGGTATACGGAAGTGATAACGAAAGccgaaatgattgaatattatGATGTATCTGGCTGTTATATACTTCGTCCATGGGCATACTCGATTTGGGAATCGATACAacattattttgatcaacGTATAAAACGTTTAGGCGTCCAGAATTGTTATTTTCCAatgttcatttcaaaaaatgcTTTGGAAACCGAAAAAACTCATATCGCTGATTTTGCACCTGAAGTTGCATGGGTAACTAAATCCGGATCATCCGATTTAGCCGAGCCAATTGCTATACGTCCAACATCTGAAACAGTAATGTATCCATCATACGCCAAATGGATACAATCATATCGTGATCTACCAATACGATTGAATCAATGGTGTAATGTTGTCCGATGGGAATTCAAACAGCCTACACCTTTTCTACGAACTAGGGAATTTTTATGGCAAGAAGGCCATTCAGCGTTTGCCACCGAACAACAAGCTTTAGAAGAAGTCTATGcaattttagatttttatGCTGATATTTATCAAGAACTTTTAGCTATACCAGTTATAAAAGGGCGCAAAActgaaaaggaaaaatttgCTGGTGGTCAAATGACTACCACATGTGAAGCTTATGTTCATGTAAATGGCCGTGGTATTCAGGGAGCTACTTCACATTATTTGGGACAAAATTTCTCTAAAATGTTCAACATAGAATTTGAAGATCCAGATAAACCGGGACAAAAATGTTATGCCCATCAAAATTCATGGGGAATTTCTACCCGAACCATCGGTGCTCTAATCATGAtacatggtgatgataaaggATTAGTATTGCCACCACGAGTAGCATGTAAACAAGTTGTAATTGTACCTTGTGGAATAACAGCttcgacaacaacagaagaaaaggaaaaattatTGTACACTTGTCGTACTGTTGGTGATAAATTGATAAACGGAAAAGATATTCGCGTTGAATTAGATGATAAGGAACATCATTCTCCTGGTTGGAAATTCAATCACTGGGAATTGAAAGGCGTACCAGTACGTATTGAATTGGGTCCCAAAGATttacaacaagaaaaattcataacaGTTAGACGAGATACTGGTGTGAAATATGCCTACAATATATCCGAGGCTGATGTCGTTATACCAGAGCTATTGGAACGTATACAAAAAGATATGTTTGAACGGGCGCAAAAATTATTGCTGGATAACATGTGTGTCACTGATTCATGGTCAACATTTTTGGAACGATTAGAATGTAAATCGATAATTCAATCACCATTCTGTGGACGACAAGAATGTGAAGATCAGATTAAAAAAGATTCAGCCAAAGAAGATGTGGCTGAACAAGGTGGTGGTCCATTAATGGGTGCCAAATCATTATGTATCCCGTTACATCAGCCACACACATTGGCTTCTGATCAATTGTGCATTCATCCACAATGCAAGCAAATGGCTAAATTTTACACATTGTTTGGTCGAAGTTATTAA
- the LOC124497324 gene encoding enolase-phosphatase E1, translating into MSRKPIQQVAMNRPIAVLLDIEGTISDIKFVSHILLPFTKNNVRKYFEEMFDRPECQEMIERLRETRQYYPDYPNIYPLSSGKNSVIKSVSDYSLAHIVHRNRISEIKQLQILLWIWGYENGLLRGHVYDEVTTVLHNWKHSQQIKIFVFSSAMVSAQQLLLCCTNHGNCLPLIDDFFDSSIGDKCNPQSYWNIAQAIGESPSKILFITDNNNEAKAALNANYNVCLMRRTDKGFAKTPTSTKSTLRKPTIQYNDGGIPIINSLEDIKFS; encoded by the exons ATGTCACGAAAACCTATTCAACAGGTTGCTATGAATCGACCTATAGCCGTATTGTTGGATATTGAAGGAACCATCAGTGATATTAAATTCGTTTCACACATCCTATTACCATTCACTAAGAATAATGttcgaaaatattttgaagaAATGTTCGATAGACCAGAATGTCAAGAGATGATTGAACGATTGCGAGAAACACGACAATATTATCCTGATT ATCCTAACATTTATCCATTGTCTTCGGGTAAAAATTCTGTGATAAAATCGGTCAGTGATTATTCATTGGCACATATTGTACATCGTAATCGTATATCAGAGATTAAACAGCTACAGATATTATTATGGATTTGGGGCTATGAAAATGGATTATTACGTGGCCATGTATATGATGAGGTCACTACCGTTCTTCATAATTGGAAACATTCACAACAAATCAAGATCTTTGTTTTCAGTTCGGCAATGGTGTCTGCTCAACAATTATTACTTTGCTGTACTAATCATGGAAATTGTCTTCCG ttgattgatgattttttcgattcatccATTGGTGATAAATGTAATCCACAATCCTATTGGAATATTGCCCAAGCAATTGGTGAATCAccatcaaaaattttatttattaccgataataataatg AAGCAAAAGCTGCATTGAATGCAAACTATAATGTTTGTCTTATGCGAAGAACTGATAAAGGTTTCGCCAAAACACCAACGTCTACCAAATCTACATTAAGAAAACCTACAATACAATATAATGATGGCGGTATACCCATTATTAATTCCTTAGAAGATATCAAATTttcttga